A single genomic interval of Arthrobacter methylotrophus harbors:
- a CDS encoding IclR family transcriptional regulator: MANAAPTGRTTRTVTAAAPKRPSGDGGAADHQATSVTSRALALLGTFDTEHSVQSLSSMARRAGLPVATAHRLAGELVSWGGLEKVNGEYRVGQRIWRLGLLAPAQQNIAEVAAPFMQDVLFVTHNVVNLFILDGEEVLLVERMSGTGAGQPFRRVGARLPLHASAAGKIMLAYGAKELFSAAAQRLEPHTSRTITSPSVLAAEIERVRTNSYATTEEEAGPDNYGLAVPVFLPNKQVVAALGIVTRGRPAPVGSVVPVLNIASRGIARRLGVEHLPQ, encoded by the coding sequence ATGGCAAACGCCGCCCCGACGGGCCGTACCACCCGGACGGTTACGGCGGCCGCGCCGAAGCGTCCGTCCGGCGACGGCGGTGCTGCCGACCACCAGGCGACCAGTGTCACGTCACGCGCCCTGGCGTTGCTGGGCACCTTCGATACCGAGCACTCGGTCCAAAGCCTCAGCTCAATGGCCCGGCGTGCAGGGCTGCCAGTGGCCACAGCTCACCGCCTTGCCGGTGAGCTGGTGTCGTGGGGTGGCCTGGAGAAGGTGAACGGCGAGTACCGTGTGGGTCAGCGGATCTGGCGCCTTGGCCTGCTGGCTCCCGCGCAGCAGAACATCGCCGAAGTGGCGGCTCCGTTTATGCAGGATGTCCTTTTCGTCACCCATAACGTGGTGAATCTGTTCATCCTGGATGGGGAGGAGGTCCTGCTGGTGGAACGGATGTCCGGCACTGGAGCGGGTCAGCCGTTCCGGCGGGTGGGCGCGCGGCTGCCGTTGCACGCCAGCGCTGCGGGCAAGATCATGCTGGCCTATGGGGCCAAGGAGCTGTTTTCCGCGGCTGCGCAGCGGTTGGAGCCGCATACGTCCCGCACCATCACCAGTCCCTCGGTGCTGGCCGCCGAGATTGAACGGGTCCGGACCAATAGTTACGCCACCACAGAGGAGGAGGCGGGGCCTGACAACTACGGCCTGGCCGTCCCGGTGTTTTTGCCGAACAAGCAGGTGGTTGCCGCCCTGGGCATCGTCACCCGCGGCCGTCCCGCACCGGTGGGCAGCGTGGTTCCGGTGCTCAACATCGCCTCGCGGGGAATCGCCCGGCGGCTGGGTGTGGAGCACCTGCCGCAGTAG
- a CDS encoding PDR/VanB family oxidoreductase — MTAPAGATIDAVVDQVDVVADQVVSLVLRRVDGQPFQPWQPGAHIDVHVGDGLVRQYSLCSSPDELDHLRIGVLHVPDSRGGSKAVHALLAGTPLTISEPRNNFPLRESRRYLFIGGGIGITPLIPMLEAAQAAGKEWTLIYGGRSRNTMAFAQQLEDQYGPDRIRIIAEDEVGRLDLDQILGMPRAHMLVYACGPGGLLGAVEERCMGWPPGTLHTERFVASTLGAAAANAPFEVELARTGATVTVPNDKTILEAVEEVGVRVLSSCRGGLCGTCETQIISGEPEHRDAVLTQEDRDAGEIMLVCVSRAAAGCPRLVLDL; from the coding sequence ATGACTGCACCTGCAGGAGCCACCATCGACGCCGTCGTCGACCAGGTGGACGTTGTGGCGGACCAAGTGGTCTCCCTGGTACTGCGGCGCGTGGACGGCCAGCCGTTCCAGCCCTGGCAGCCCGGCGCACACATAGATGTCCATGTGGGCGACGGCCTGGTTCGCCAGTACTCCCTGTGTTCCTCGCCGGATGAGCTGGACCACCTGCGGATTGGCGTGCTGCACGTGCCGGATTCCCGCGGTGGATCAAAGGCGGTGCACGCGCTGCTGGCCGGCACACCGCTGACCATCTCCGAACCGCGCAACAACTTCCCGCTGCGCGAGTCGCGGCGTTACCTCTTCATCGGGGGCGGAATCGGCATCACCCCGCTCATTCCGATGCTGGAGGCGGCCCAGGCTGCCGGCAAGGAATGGACCCTTATCTATGGCGGCCGGAGCCGGAACACAATGGCATTCGCGCAGCAGCTGGAGGACCAGTACGGCCCCGACCGGATCCGGATCATAGCCGAAGACGAGGTAGGCCGGCTGGATCTGGACCAGATCCTCGGCATGCCCCGGGCACACATGCTGGTGTACGCGTGCGGCCCCGGCGGGCTGCTTGGCGCGGTGGAGGAACGCTGCATGGGTTGGCCTCCGGGCACCCTGCACACCGAGCGTTTCGTTGCCTCCACACTGGGCGCAGCGGCGGCCAACGCGCCGTTTGAGGTGGAGCTGGCCCGGACCGGGGCCACCGTGACCGTGCCGAATGACAAGACCATCCTTGAAGCCGTGGAAGAGGTGGGCGTCCGCGTCCTGTCCTCCTGCCGCGGCGGATTGTGCGGCACCTGCGAAACCCAGATCATTTCGGGTGAGCCGGAGCACCGGGATGCCGTCCTCACCCAGGAGGACCGTGACGCCGGCGAAATCATGCTGGTCTGCGTCTCGCGTGCAGCCGCCGGCTGTCCGCGCCTCGTCCTGGACCTCTAG
- a CDS encoding cytochrome P450 has protein sequence MTVITHDANVLGEDPFDTVNLLDPYPFLGRLRDAGAVSYLESTGSYAVAGYQEVYEVLTDFETYISSGGLGPRDIRKDSGWRPPSILESDPPIHTVMRRALTGVINPGTVRALREPFTPPAVELTEQLARRERFDAITDLAEKYPLRVFPDAVGIPDVGREHLLPYGNMVFNAFGPENYIFKQAFAEGDEHAAAVMRNCQRENLDDVGFGAQIWKRVEDGLITEQQATLLVRALLSAGVDTTIFGIGNTLSVLARYPEAWAQLRENPKMAKFAVDEALRLESPFQKFHRTVAVDTVLGGVHLPAGAKVMVFLGAANRDPRKWGENADDFDLNRNASGHVAFGMGLHQCVGQPIARLEMEIVLQQLLQRVATIEPDGAPVPILHNVLRGFESLPVRITAA, from the coding sequence ATGACCGTTATCACCCATGACGCCAACGTGTTAGGCGAGGATCCGTTCGACACCGTCAACCTTCTGGACCCGTACCCGTTCCTGGGGCGGCTCCGCGATGCCGGCGCCGTCTCCTATCTGGAGAGCACCGGCAGCTATGCCGTGGCGGGGTATCAGGAGGTCTATGAGGTCTTGACGGACTTCGAAACCTACATCTCCTCCGGTGGCCTGGGCCCGCGGGATATCCGGAAGGATTCGGGCTGGCGTCCGCCCAGCATCCTGGAATCGGATCCTCCCATCCACACCGTGATGCGCCGCGCTTTGACCGGCGTCATTAACCCCGGCACGGTCCGTGCCTTGCGGGAGCCGTTCACGCCGCCCGCCGTGGAGTTGACGGAGCAGCTGGCCCGACGCGAGCGGTTCGACGCCATCACGGACCTCGCCGAAAAGTACCCCCTGCGTGTCTTCCCGGACGCAGTGGGGATTCCCGACGTTGGCCGTGAACACCTGCTGCCGTACGGCAACATGGTGTTCAACGCGTTCGGCCCGGAGAACTACATCTTCAAGCAGGCTTTCGCCGAGGGCGATGAGCACGCTGCCGCGGTAATGCGGAACTGCCAGCGCGAAAACCTGGACGACGTCGGCTTTGGCGCCCAGATCTGGAAGCGCGTGGAGGACGGGCTGATCACCGAGCAGCAGGCCACGCTGCTGGTCCGTGCCCTGCTGTCCGCCGGAGTGGACACCACCATCTTCGGGATCGGCAATACGCTCTCGGTGCTGGCGCGCTACCCGGAAGCCTGGGCCCAGCTGCGGGAGAACCCCAAGATGGCGAAATTTGCCGTGGATGAGGCGCTGCGCCTGGAATCGCCGTTCCAAAAGTTCCACCGGACCGTTGCCGTGGACACCGTCCTCGGCGGCGTGCACCTGCCTGCCGGCGCCAAGGTCATGGTGTTCCTAGGGGCCGCGAACCGTGACCCGCGCAAGTGGGGTGAGAACGCCGATGACTTCGATCTCAACCGCAATGCGTCCGGCCACGTCGCGTTCGGCATGGGCCTGCACCAGTGTGTGGGGCAGCCGATCGCCCGGCTCGAAATGGAAATCGTGCTGCAGCAACTGCTCCAGCGGGTAGCCACCATCGAACCAGACGGCGCTCCGGTGCCGATTCTGCACAACGTGCTCCGCGGGTTCGAGTCCCTGCCGGTGCGGATCACGGCGGCTTAG